The Fusobacterium necrophorum subsp. necrophorum genome includes the window ATTTCTCGGAAAGTGGCAAATTCATACTCCTGATATTCTTTTTCTTGGAAAATACTCTCTTCACGCTCTCCTCTTTCCTGGTTGTGAATTTCTTCCACAAAGTTTGCTACTGCATTTTTATCTTTATTTCCAATCACAAAGTCGATTTCTTCCATTTCCAGCAAATCTTTTCGATTGGTTTCCGCATAACAACCTGTTACAATCACTTTTCCCAAGGGATTTTGCTTTTTTGCTCTTCTCAGCATATTTCTGGTTTTTCGATCGGCAATACTCGTAACCGTACAAGAATTCACAATATAAACATCTGCTGTTGTTTCAAATCCCACTTCTTCATAGCCCTTTTGTAACAACTGATTCTTGATACTTTCACTTTCATACTGATTTACCTTGCAACCCAAAGTGTAGAAAGCGACTCTTTTATTCAAATTCATGAACCAAAACTCCTCCCACTACAATTGCTGCTGTTTCTGCTCGTAAAATTCGCTTTCCTAGACTAACCACTTTTGCTCCTTTGGAAGCCAGATGCTCAATTTCCTCTTTTTCAAAACCACCTTCCGGTCCTATAATATATAGGATTTTTTTCGTTGCTCCTAGTAGTCCGTTTTTTAAAACATGCTTCAAGCTATGCTCCTCTTCACATTCATAAGGCAATAAAATTAAATCATAGTTTTCCAAAGGAAGTTGTTTTAAATCTATAATCTCTTGAATCTGTGTCGGTTTTACCCCCTGACACTGTTTCATTGTTTCTTTCACAATTGTATTCCATTTTTCTTTTTTTTCTTTCAATTTTACCACACATCTTTTTGCTATGGTAGGCAAAATACTGTGTATTCCCAACTCTGTTAATTTTTGAATACAAAAATCCATCTTGTCATTTTTAATCAGACAGATGGCTGCATCAATCTCTACAGATAGAGAAAAAGCATCTTCTTTTTTTTCCAGAATTTGAAGATGCACTTTATTCTCTATGATTTTTTGTATTTCACAAATATATTCATAATCGCCATCTACTGCTCGAACTTTATCTCCAACTTCCAAACGAAATACATGGAGTAAATGGTGCAGGTCTTCTTTTTTTTCCAAAATAATCTCGTCTAAATATTCTTTCCTTTCTATTATAACACTAATCAAAGCTTTCTCCTAACTTATTTTACATTATTTATAAAATCTTCTAAAGTGGTATCTGATAAAATTTTCGTTAAGGCATGATCCAATTTACTCCAAATACAAGTAGAACCGCAAATCGTTTCCTTACATTGTTGCCTATGTTCATCACTTTCGTTGCAATCAATTACTTTGACCTCATCATCTAAAATCATATATACCTTATGTAAAGTGATTTCTTTCGGGGACATTGCTAAACGATAACCTCCACTCGGCCCTCTTTTTCCTTCAATAATTTTTTCATTTTTCAATTTGAACAAAATCTGCTCCAAGTATTGAATGGAAATATTTTGACTTTCAGCAATTTCTTTAATTCTCACTAATTTATTTTCTTCCGTATTCATGGCAATATACGCCAGTGCTTTGAATCCGTATCGTACTTTTGTGTTAATCTTCATTTTTTTCCTCCATTTTTTTCCAATAAACTGTTGCTTTTGAAGTAGCTACCCTGCCTCGGGTCGTCCTTTTTAAAAATCCCTTTTGAATCAAATATGGCTCATAAACTTCTTCTAAAGTTCTTCTGTCTTCTCCCAAAAGTAAGGATAAGGTTTCTATTCCGACAGGACCTCCTCCATAATTTTCAAAAATCGCATGTAAAATATTTCTGTCCAACTCATCCAAGCCTTCCACATCTACTCCTAAAAGATTTAAAGCCTGTATGGCAATCTTCTTGGTAATGATACCTTCTCCCCTAATTTCCGCATAATCTCGCACTCTTTTTAAAAGGCGATTTGCAATTCTAGGTGTTCCTCGACTACGTTTTGCAAGCTCTTCCGCTCCGGCCTGTTCTACTTCCACCTCTAAAATTTTTCCTCCACGTAAAATAATTTCTTTTACTTCACGCTCCGTATAATATTCCATTTTATGACTGATTCCAAAACGATCTCGCAAAGGTGCACTGAGTAGCCCTGCCCGAGTCGTAGCTCCAATTAAAGTAAAATTAGGGAGTTCAATCCGAATAGAACGGGCAGCCGGTCCTTTCCCAATGATAATATCCAATTCCCTATCTTCCATGGCAGGATATAAAATTTCTTCCACTGCGGTATTCAAACGATGAATTTCATCAATAAACAACACATCATTTTCCTCCAAAGAAGTTAAAATAGCCGCCAGATCCCCCGCCTTTTCTAAAATGGGTCCAGAAGTAATTTTTAAATTGGACCCCATTTCATTCGCAATCACTCCTGCCAAAGTAGTTTTCCCCAAACCCGGAGGTCCATACAGCAAGACATGATCAATCACGGTTCCTCTTCTTTTCGCTGCCTGAATAGAAATAAATATTTTTTCTTTCAAACTCTCTTGTCCTATATACTCCTGAAAAGTTCGCGGTCTTAAATTTCTTTGAACCTCTATTTCATTCGGTATTTCGAATTCACTCACAATTCTTTCCATAACTCTATCCTTCTTACTCGTTTTTTATGAGAAATAGGAAAATAATAAGAACTGTAATCCTCCAATAACAGCTCCTAAAACAGCTCCTACCCACTCAATATGTTTCAATTCTTTTTTCGCCAAAGAAAAAATAATCTCCTCTACTTTTTGAAAAGAAAAAGAAGCAATTTTATCGGAAATCATTTTTTGAATATCAATATTTTCTTCTAAGTGACTTGTAAATGCAGAACAAATTTCCTCTTTTCGAGATAAAACTCCCTGTTTCACTAAGGCTTTAATTTTTTCCAAACTATCTTTTCCCAAAAACATCGCAGCAAAAGGAAAAGCTTTTTGAATTTCCTTTTCCAAATTTTCTTCCAAATATTCATCCATCCTTTTCTCTATATTCCGAAAAATAAGCTCTGTATCCATTTGCTCCAATAACTCTCTCAAAGAAAGCAGTTCCTGCTCCACCACCCTGGCGATTCCACTCCCAATGTCTTTTTTTCTTTTAGGAATGACCCCTTGGATTCTAAAACATAGAAAACGTTTTTCTTCATAGGGATGAAATAACATTTTGATTGCCAACCAATTGGTAATCCACCCAATCCATGCTCCTATCAACACCATCATCAACCATCTCAACAACATTGCCTAGCTCCTTCTGATTTTTTATTGATTTAGTAAATTATTTTATCATAAAAATCATTTTTTTTCAATGTCCTCTTCCCATAAAAAAAGGCCAGAAAAACTGGCCCGCACTTAACTATTTTCCTTGTTGGATCAATTCGTTAATTTCTGCTACAATTGCATCCGGATTCAATCCGTGAGCTGCAATCCCTTCTCCCAAAGTTTCTCCTGAAGCAATCATACATCCTACACATCCAAGACCATGCTTTTGAAAAACTTCCACTGCGATTGGATAGTTTTGAACTGCTTCCAATATATTCATATCTTTTGTTACCATGTCTACTTCCTCCTCTTAAAATGAAATACTCTTTTCATTCTTTTTATTTTCCCTATTATATTAAAATTTATCAAAATTGTCAATAATTTTTTCAAGAATGATTTGTTTGATTTTTTATGAAAAAAAAGGTAAAATATATCGTAAAATGTAAAATGAGGGGGAGAAACTATGAATAAAAAAATTTTATTGATTAACGATATGCCCGGTTATGGAAAAGTCGCCCTAGCAGCGATGACTCCTATCTTATCCACAATGGGACACAGTTTATATAACCTTCCCACCGCTCTTGTTTCAAACACCTTAGATTACGGAAAATTTGAAATTATGGATACCACAGACTACATGGAAAAATCTTTAAAGATTTGGGAAGAACTGAACTTCTCCTTTGATTGTATTTCCACAGGATTCATCTTCACGAAAAGACAGGTGGAACTCATTCTACAATATATTGACAAAAAGAAACAGCAAGGACTTTTTGTCATGGTCGATCCCATTATGGGAGATCAAGGAAAACTTTATAACGGAATAAAAGAAGAAACTGTAGATAATATGAGGAAATTAAGCAGCGTTGCAGATGTCATGGCCCCCAACTTTACAGAAGCCTGTTTCTTAGCGAAAAAATATATCGGACAAACTACCGTCAGTCTGGAAGAGGTAAAAGATCTAATCCAATCTCTCTTACAAAACGGAGCAAAATCCGTTGTTATTACCAGTGTAGAAACAAAAAATAAGGAACATTATGTCTGCGGTTTTGACGCTGTAAATGATAATTATTTCTTTTTACCATATTGTCATATTCCGATTCAATTTCCCGGAACCGGAGATATTTTTTCTTCCGTTCTTCTAGGCAATCTCTTACACGGTCGTTCGTTGGAAGAAAGTGTTCAAAAAGCAATGGATATTGTCTATGCATTTATTTTGAAAAATAAAGACAATCAGGATAAATTTCGAGGAATTGCCATTGAAGAAAGTTTATCTTTTATAAAATAGAGATTGATTTTCCCAGTAGGATATAGTATAATAAGGAGCAGATGAGTTCGGAAGTATCGCCTAATGGTAGGGCAGCAGCTTGGAAAGCTGTGGGCGGCAACGTCTTGTGGGTTCGATTCCCTCTACTTCCGCCATATTTTTTTATATCTTTCTATATAGTGTGAAAGCTTGATTTTTCAAAACTTTATAGAAAGAGAAAAAGTATAGCTTACGATAACATTCTATAAATTACTATACCGTTACATACAAATTGCATACTGAAAATTTTACAAAGAGGCTTTGAAAATCCTCTTTTTTTTATTTTTTAAGAATCTTTTGAGTCTTCTTCATACCTTCCACTAATTTTTTCACTTTTCCACATTATTTTCATGATTTTTTTGTAATTTTTATTTTTAATCCAAAGACCAAAAAGACCTAAAAAAGCTCCTAAAAATCCAGCTTTTAAAATATTTCTTAATGACAACTTGCTGTCTTCTTTTATAAAGAGCAAATAAAAAATGTAAATCCAACTACTTGATAAAATGGAGTCATACACCGATCTAGAAATAACAAATTTTTCATTCAAATAATATGCCTCTATCAAATTAAACATGTTAATAAAAACAAAAATAGAAATAAAATAGGGAATATTTTTCTTTATTCTTAACACAAAATTTAACATAATTTCATCTCCTTTAACTTTAATATCCATTATAGGAAACACACATTTGATAAAAATACTGGCTAAATTCTCCAATTTTATAACATATGTTATTTTTTAATTTATATTATCATACCTAAATATTTTTTGTCAATACAGTATAGAGACTCTTTTTTTCCTTCGCTTACAATTTTCAATATTATACTCTTTGAATCCTCTATAATAGAATACTTTATTTCCTCATCCATGATTACTGTACCTCGAACATTCCTCCTCAAACATTTAAGGAATTTCTTTTTTCACTCAGAAACTCTATTACACGAAGCAAAATATAGTCAAAGCAACGAAAATGGTTTTCATTACATCTTCCACAGAGATAAAATTGATTCTCTAATTTATCTTTTTCTTAAATTATGCAATAAAAAAACAAAAAAACCTGCTATTGTGTATCCTTTTATTCCTAAAAAAGGAAGGAATAAGTTTGGAAAAATCTTATAGAAAATGATTGCCACAATTGGAATACCAAAAGTAAAAAGAAAGAATTCCAATAACAACTTTCGTTTATTTTTCATCGTCGTCTAAACCTCCAACTAGTAGAATTTTCATTCTTATTATTCCATTTTTCCTCTGCATATTCATTACTTTTTCCTTCCATTGAGTCACCGATAGAGGATCCAATAGAGGAACCAACATACCCTCCTATAAAACTTCCAGAAGTTCCTCCTCCAACTCCTGATCCCAAGCCACCTCCTATAATGGCACCAACAATAGCTCCAAATCCACTGTTTTCTCCAGTATATTCAAAAGGTCCTAATATATATGAAAAATAATCTCGAGTGTTCATATGTAGACAAGCTCCAGAATCAAAATCATATATTCCCATTCCTTCTCCATCATAACATGTTTCAACTGACATTGCTTTTGAAGCTAACATAAGAAACATAAATGATAATAAAATTGTTCCTTTTCTAACTTTTTCTTTCAATATTATCCCTCCTAAATTTAATATATATTAAATATAATAATATAGGATATACTAGCTTGTCAATATATTTATAATATAAATGTTTGTTTATGAAAATTTTAATATCAAAAAATAAAAATATAGACTGTAATCATTAAAACATACCCTCAAATTTATGAAAAAAAGAGAAGTTGAAAACTTTGTTCTCCCTTTCTCTTCAACACCATATATAATTCCAAAACTATTCCTCCTTTTTCTTTCTTCTATCTTTTATCCATTTCGCAATGATATAAGATAAGCCTATACTCACAATCACATCACTAAACCAGTGATATCCCAAATACATTCTGCTCACTGCTACCAAAATTCCTAATAGAAATAAACAATACTTTCTTTTACTTCTAATAGAAAAAACGAAGAGCCAAATTGTTCCCCAAATGGTAATGGTATGCCCTGATGGAAAAGAATAGTAATGAGAGTTGAACAATAAATCGTGTTTGAGTAAATAAAAAATCCCATAAAATCGCTCCGGATCTAAAAACACATAGGGTCGAGCTCTTCCAAATAATATTTTTAACAAACCGACTGCTATTTGTGTAGAAAAAAGTACCAAAATAAGATTCCAAGCATATTCTTTATATAACTGATATTTCTGTTTATCATACCAGAAAAAAAGATAAAAAATCAGAATAAAAAATAATTCCAAATATCCTTCTCCAAACTTTGTTACAGTATGAAAAAAACTTTCTACCACTTCTTTCGGAAAGTACTGATAAAAAAAATTTATTTTTTCTGCCTGTAAACTTTCGTGGCATAAGCGTTCAAAAAAGAAATAGTCCACTCGATAAAGAGCTGATAAAAATGTTGCCCAAAATACAGTAAAATTTGTCATCGTTTCCTTACATCCTTTTTTTGTTATTTTATTCTTTCTTAGACCACCCTTTTCCTAAAAAAGTTTAGGCATCAATAAAAACAACAAAAATATAAAAATGACACCTTTCCCCTCGGTGTCATTCTCTTTTCCTAATTCTGATTCCCCAAGTTTACCAACCTTGTTGTTCCAATCTTTCAACTGCCTCAATTCGATTTTCTAAACTGGGATGACTTGCAAATAAACTAGCTAAACCTCCACTTGAAAAATTATTTGTAATTTTGAAATTAGCAAATCTTCTATCTTCTGCTTGTAGAGAAATTCTTCCTTGACTAATATCTTGCAATTTTATCAAAGCACTTTTCATATAAACTGCTCCTGTTATTTGAGCGGCTAAACGATCTGCTCCGTATTCTCTCCTTCTGGAATAAGCACTGGATACTAACTTTCCAAAGAAATTTGCAATATTCCGTATCATATAATATGTCATGAAACTGGAACCCGCTCTTCCTCCTCGATTATTCTCGGAACGACCGAATAAGAAGGGAATGGTTGCAATTAAAGCAAACGCGGAAACAAATCCCTCCAATATAGAAGAAGTCAACATATCTCCATTCACTACATGTGACATTTCATGAGCTAATACACCAATAATTTCTGTCTCGTTCATAGTCTGCAACAAACCCTGAGAAACTGCTACTAAAGCAGAATTTTTACTGGCTCCTGTCGCAAAAGCATTGACATCATAAGAAGGGTAAAC containing:
- a CDS encoding 16S rRNA (uracil(1498)-N(3))-methyltransferase — encoded protein: MISVIIERKEYLDEIILEKKEDLHHLLHVFRLEVGDKVRAVDGDYEYICEIQKIIENKVHLQILEKKEDAFSLSVEIDAAICLIKNDKMDFCIQKLTELGIHSILPTIAKRCVVKLKEKKEKWNTIVKETMKQCQGVKPTQIQEIIDLKQLPLENYDLILLPYECEEEHSLKHVLKNGLLGATKKILYIIGPEGGFEKEEIEHLASKGAKVVSLGKRILRAETAAIVVGGVLVHEFE
- a CDS encoding Rrf2 family transcriptional regulator, translated to MKINTKVRYGFKALAYIAMNTEENKLVRIKEIAESQNISIQYLEQILFKLKNEKIIEGKRGPSGGYRLAMSPKEITLHKVYMILDDEVKVIDCNESDEHRQQCKETICGSTCIWSKLDHALTKILSDTTLEDFINNVK
- the ruvB gene encoding Holliday junction branch migration DNA helicase RuvB, encoding MERIVSEFEIPNEIEVQRNLRPRTFQEYIGQESLKEKIFISIQAAKRRGTVIDHVLLYGPPGLGKTTLAGVIANEMGSNLKITSGPILEKAGDLAAILTSLEENDVLFIDEIHRLNTAVEEILYPAMEDRELDIIIGKGPAARSIRIELPNFTLIGATTRAGLLSAPLRDRFGISHKMEYYTEREVKEIILRGGKILEVEVEQAGAEELAKRSRGTPRIANRLLKRVRDYAEIRGEGIITKKIAIQALNLLGVDVEGLDELDRNILHAIFENYGGGPVGIETLSLLLGEDRRTLEEVYEPYLIQKGFLKRTTRGRVATSKATVYWKKMEEKNED
- a CDS encoding DUF445 family protein; the encoded protein is MLLRWLMMVLIGAWIGWITNWLAIKMLFHPYEEKRFLCFRIQGVIPKRKKDIGSGIARVVEQELLSLRELLEQMDTELIFRNIEKRMDEYLEENLEKEIQKAFPFAAMFLGKDSLEKIKALVKQGVLSRKEEICSAFTSHLEENIDIQKMISDKIASFSFQKVEEIIFSLAKKELKHIEWVGAVLGAVIGGLQFLLFSYFS
- a CDS encoding DUF1858 domain-containing protein is translated as MVTKDMNILEAVQNYPIAVEVFQKHGLGCVGCMIASGETLGEGIAAHGLNPDAIVAEINELIQQGK
- a CDS encoding pyridoxamine kinase → MNKKILLINDMPGYGKVALAAMTPILSTMGHSLYNLPTALVSNTLDYGKFEIMDTTDYMEKSLKIWEELNFSFDCISTGFIFTKRQVELILQYIDKKKQQGLFVMVDPIMGDQGKLYNGIKEETVDNMRKLSSVADVMAPNFTEACFLAKKYIGQTTVSLEEVKDLIQSLLQNGAKSVVITSVETKNKEHYVCGFDAVNDNYFFLPYCHIPIQFPGTGDIFSSVLLGNLLHGRSLEESVQKAMDIVYAFILKNKDNQDKFRGIAIEESLSFIK
- a CDS encoding phosphatase PAP2 family protein — protein: MTNFTVFWATFLSALYRVDYFFFERLCHESLQAEKINFFYQYFPKEVVESFFHTVTKFGEGYLELFFILIFYLFFWYDKQKYQLYKEYAWNLILVLFSTQIAVGLLKILFGRARPYVFLDPERFYGIFYLLKHDLLFNSHYYSFPSGHTITIWGTIWLFVFSIRSKRKYCLFLLGILVAVSRMYLGYHWFSDVIVSIGLSYIIAKWIKDRRKKKEE
- a CDS encoding zinc metalloprotease HtpX, with amino-acid sequence MYGLSQIRNKQIKVPHFNIFKIGTWVMMGIFASYLMIYLFLGQEILNYFPFLLLFAFATPLFSLWMSKSSVKRAYQIRMIGEGGARNEKEQLVVNTIQLLSEKLELQKVPEIGVYPSYDVNAFATGASKNSALVAVSQGLLQTMNETEIIGVLAHEMSHVVNGDMLTSSILEGFVSAFALIATIPFLFGRSENNRGGRAGSSFMTYYMIRNIANFFGKLVSSAYSRRREYGADRLAAQITGAVYMKSALIKLQDISQGRISLQAEDRRFANFKITNNFSSGGLASLFASHPSLENRIEAVERLEQQGW